Proteins from one Bacteroides zhangwenhongii genomic window:
- a CDS encoding DndE family protein, translating to MQINIKTSGENQAIVTQLTKKLTGGTKENVIARIALGYSLSTGKRFTQQEFSAYDSQGKEYKDHILFDGQYRDFYIALICQAYGITKNDELIPKYIKLHIDHGLEKINYLFENNPQYTFFDFLTEYFRKGIDLIEDTPERFDCVENRNQHITKTTFSGPIQIKVGYNILTRENICCCFNDSTRYNNQHIAVAGKSGSGKTQFALEFLRQLYKQTQGQVNFLFLDFKGLSEDDKNKMSDFFTETHTECINAPHTPFPLNPVSFIDNVNEKNKLVGINKFVDIIAKYSNIGKRQQQTLKDATKEAFIQHKDGKHPSLKEIYDLVIESVGDNRDTLTEIMERLSEYELFASRVNDPSIFLNNNYYFSLSGELDSTVRFTSIFLIINYIFNVFTNMGGTEVIDGNRSMRYVLMIDEAHDLFREKKSLEILEVLLRKIRSYGVSIVLLSQGISEYNQGNFDFSQECETAFLLPINDLNNTKAINKFLGLSEKDGSRTMRNLEKLDNGQCVSNIKELQKGDLFEVVQYWKEK from the coding sequence ATGCAAATTAACATCAAAACATCTGGCGAAAACCAAGCCATTGTAACCCAATTAACAAAAAAACTTACTGGGGGTACAAAAGAAAATGTGATAGCTCGTATTGCATTAGGCTATTCTTTGTCTACAGGTAAACGTTTTACTCAACAGGAATTTTCTGCATACGATTCACAAGGAAAAGAATACAAGGACCATATCCTATTTGATGGACAGTATAGAGATTTCTATATTGCCTTAATTTGTCAGGCATATGGAATAACTAAAAATGATGAGCTTATTCCCAAATATATAAAGTTGCATATTGACCATGGATTAGAAAAGATAAATTATCTGTTTGAAAACAATCCACAATATACTTTCTTCGATTTCTTAACAGAATACTTCAGAAAAGGAATTGATTTGATTGAGGATACTCCTGAAAGATTTGATTGTGTTGAAAATCGAAATCAACATATCACAAAAACTACCTTTTCAGGACCAATCCAAATAAAAGTGGGCTATAATATCTTGACAAGAGAGAATATATGTTGCTGTTTCAACGATTCCACTCGTTACAATAATCAGCATATTGCTGTTGCCGGAAAGTCTGGTTCCGGTAAGACTCAATTCGCACTTGAGTTTCTTCGTCAACTATATAAGCAGACGCAAGGGCAAGTCAACTTCTTGTTCCTTGATTTTAAGGGATTGAGTGAGGATGACAAAAACAAAATGAGTGACTTTTTTACAGAAACTCATACAGAATGTATAAATGCGCCTCATACACCATTCCCTTTGAATCCCGTTTCATTCATTGACAATGTTAACGAAAAGAACAAACTGGTAGGTATAAATAAGTTTGTTGACATTATTGCTAAATACTCCAATATCGGCAAGAGGCAGCAACAAACACTAAAAGATGCTACCAAAGAAGCGTTTATTCAACATAAAGACGGTAAGCATCCTTCATTGAAGGAAATTTATGATTTGGTAATTGAATCGGTTGGCGATAACCGTGACACTCTTACTGAAATTATGGAACGTCTTAGTGAATATGAACTCTTTGCGTCAAGAGTTAATGATCCAAGTATCTTCCTAAATAACAATTATTATTTTTCTCTATCAGGTGAGCTGGATAGTACGGTTCGATTCACGTCAATCTTCCTCATCATTAACTACATCTTTAATGTGTTCACAAATATGGGTGGCACAGAAGTCATTGATGGTAACCGAAGCATGCGTTATGTGTTAATGATTGATGAAGCTCACGATTTATTCCGAGAAAAAAAGTCTTTGGAGATTTTGGAAGTTTTACTTAGAAAAATTCGCTCATATGGAGTCTCTATAGTTCTTCTCTCTCAAGGTATATCAGAGTATAATCAAGGTAATTTCGATTTTTCACAAGAATGTGAAACTGCATTCCTATTGCCGATAAACGACCTTAACAACACAAAAGCTATAAACAAATTCCTTGGCCTAAGTGAAAAGGATGGATCTCGAACTATGCGGAATCTTGAAAAATTAGATAACGGGCAATGTGTATCTAATATTAAAGAGTTGCAAAAAGGCGATTTGTTTGAAGTTGTACAATATTGGAAAGAAAAGTAG
- a CDS encoding AAA family ATPase → MTIREIELNNFRIYKGKNKIELFPDGNRNLIIVSGNNGFGKTTFLMSLVWCLYGKNMGKVDELYRKEIDEKGGYSKYIGNSLNFAAQKEGETRFSVSVTFTDVEIPDTPCTEITIIRSYDSATNYDDELEILIDGRKNDLFTGSKEEIAKEEEIFIRDYILPIEIAKFFFFDAEKIVSFAQINTPEQRKDLSLAYSQVLGIQKYEDLKNELVRIQDDYRKSSAKPQEKREFNGLIADIDFKEGEINRLTEEISNLEEDRVFKRHNSAELQSKLIREGDMMSADELQKLNDRKEELGIVLREADDSLKDLYSLIPFGLAGGIMAELSTQLETEKAYKQNKLQLEGVNDKTDVILGDIEEAKKELHFSIDIKTRDFYELQIRQLIKKHFYNVSDESKFEHFSTLHDFSQGQIDEFTHIIAKIKDSKSSFENLINKYTKAKSELYTIEKNIREAEKKAESDYVQDLRTRKENIDRQIDSIGIEIGKRQSKIESLKEQVIAHKKQKEILSKKINVSDQNRAVDNEATRLINTIQKFLIRFKDEKKKALAKKLEAKLQSYLHKTNLVKKVIVDINGNGDDVDICLFGYDDKKIDNSILSMGERQMFASALLSALVDETEIDFPVFIDSPMQKFDPQHTKNVLTKFYPNVSKQVILFPLLKKELTEEEYQYIQLIVNKSYLINNETLMTI, encoded by the coding sequence ATGACGATACGCGAAATTGAACTTAATAATTTCCGAATTTATAAAGGGAAGAATAAGATTGAACTTTTTCCCGATGGGAATAGAAATCTGATTATCGTCAGTGGTAATAATGGTTTCGGTAAAACAACTTTTCTCATGTCATTAGTTTGGTGCCTATATGGTAAGAACATGGGGAAAGTCGATGAACTATATCGTAAAGAAATTGATGAAAAAGGTGGCTATAGCAAATACATTGGTAATAGCCTCAATTTTGCTGCACAGAAAGAAGGCGAAACACGATTCTCTGTGTCCGTAACATTTACGGATGTAGAAATCCCAGATACACCTTGTACCGAAATAACAATAATTCGTTCATACGATAGTGCAACGAATTACGATGACGAATTAGAAATTTTGATTGATGGTCGAAAAAACGATTTGTTTACGGGGTCAAAAGAGGAAATTGCAAAAGAAGAGGAAATATTTATCCGGGATTATATACTTCCAATAGAGATTGCAAAATTCTTTTTCTTTGATGCCGAGAAGATTGTATCATTTGCTCAAATAAACACTCCGGAACAACGAAAAGATTTAAGTCTAGCATACTCACAAGTTCTTGGCATACAGAAATACGAAGATCTCAAAAATGAGTTGGTCAGAATTCAGGATGATTATAGGAAATCATCTGCTAAACCTCAAGAGAAGCGCGAGTTTAATGGGCTAATCGCAGATATCGATTTTAAAGAAGGAGAAATTAACAGATTGACCGAAGAAATATCTAATTTGGAAGAGGACAGAGTGTTTAAACGTCATAATTCTGCCGAACTTCAATCAAAATTGATTCGTGAAGGCGATATGATGTCAGCCGATGAATTGCAAAAATTGAATGATCGAAAGGAGGAACTTGGCATAGTGTTAAGGGAAGCAGATGACAGCCTTAAAGATTTATACAGTCTTATTCCATTTGGCTTGGCTGGAGGTATTATGGCTGAACTTTCAACCCAATTAGAAACAGAAAAAGCATATAAGCAGAACAAGCTTCAGTTGGAAGGGGTTAATGATAAAACTGATGTCATACTCGGCGATATTGAAGAAGCAAAGAAGGAACTTCATTTCTCAATAGATATAAAGACTAGAGACTTCTACGAGCTTCAAATCAGACAACTCATCAAAAAGCATTTTTACAATGTTTCTGATGAAAGTAAGTTTGAGCACTTCAGTACGTTGCATGACTTTAGTCAAGGACAGATTGATGAATTTACGCATATTATTGCGAAAATCAAAGATAGTAAGTCCTCTTTTGAAAATCTAATTAACAAATACACCAAGGCTAAATCAGAATTATACACAATCGAAAAGAACATTCGAGAGGCTGAGAAAAAGGCAGAGAGCGATTATGTTCAAGATTTGAGAACCCGAAAAGAGAATATCGACCGTCAGATAGATTCTATAGGTATTGAAATCGGAAAAAGACAAAGTAAAATAGAATCACTTAAAGAACAAGTGATTGCTCACAAAAAGCAAAAGGAGATTCTCTCTAAAAAAATAAATGTGTCTGATCAGAACCGCGCAGTTGACAATGAGGCTACGCGCCTAATCAATACGATACAAAAATTCCTTATTCGCTTCAAAGATGAAAAGAAAAAGGCTCTTGCGAAGAAACTAGAGGCAAAACTTCAATCATATTTGCACAAGACCAATCTTGTTAAAAAGGTAATTGTTGACATCAATGGCAATGGCGATGATGTTGACATCTGCCTATTTGGATATGACGACAAGAAAATTGACAATAGCATTCTTTCCATGGGTGAACGCCAGATGTTTGCATCTGCGCTGTTAAGTGCTTTGGTTGATGAAACAGAAATTGATTTTCCTGTTTTCATAGATAGTCCTATGCAGAAATTTGACCCACAACATACAAAGAATGTACTCACGAAGTTCTATCCAAATGTTTCAAAACAAGTGATACTCTTTCCCCTTCTTAAAAAAGAATTGACGGAAGAAGAATATCAATATATTCAACTGATTGTAAATAAATCCTATTTGATAAACAATGAAACCCTCATGACAATTTAG
- a CDS encoding IS110 family RNA-guided transposase, translating to MAGIHFDQVVSRGCGMDIHKKVVVATVQGEGICKETKSFDTFTSSLTQLREWLVSLGITHVAMESTGVYWKPIYNVFEDYIRNIWIVNARHIKNVPGHKTDKNDSEWICQLLMAGLLKPSFIPPREQRELRDLTRYRRKLIETVSANKNRIIRTLEDGNVKLSSVLSDTSGSTATKLIEMLCDGRIPTLADIESVRHKRCLHSAEEMLEACTGYMNSHKIYMLQKIRSCNRRLTEEITEMDRHIKEILSPYEDVIARLSEIPGVQNRTCEELIAEIGLDMGNFPTAAHLCSWAGMCPGNNESAGKKKSGRTSHGDKHVRATLVEAAWAASRTKGTFFMERFNRLAPRKGNKKALIAVGHSLLKCIHYVLSTDGRYKELGDSYVPEKKEKQRKEYLKGELKKLGYHVVLTKKKD from the coding sequence ATGGCAGGGATTCATTTCGATCAGGTTGTATCGCGCGGTTGCGGTATGGACATCCACAAGAAGGTGGTGGTAGCGACGGTCCAAGGCGAAGGGATCTGTAAGGAGACCAAGTCTTTTGACACCTTCACGAGTTCTTTGACACAATTGAGAGAATGGTTGGTATCATTAGGAATCACTCACGTTGCGATGGAGAGCACTGGAGTGTATTGGAAACCGATATACAACGTGTTCGAGGATTACATCCGCAACATCTGGATTGTCAATGCCCGTCACATCAAGAATGTTCCGGGTCACAAGACAGACAAGAACGACAGTGAGTGGATATGCCAGTTGCTAATGGCAGGATTGCTCAAGCCCAGTTTTATTCCCCCTCGTGAGCAGCGCGAGCTTAGGGATCTTACTCGTTACCGCCGCAAGCTGATAGAAACGGTGTCGGCCAACAAGAACCGCATCATCCGTACGCTTGAGGACGGCAATGTCAAGTTGTCCAGCGTTCTGAGCGACACGAGCGGCTCAACTGCGACCAAACTGATAGAAATGCTTTGCGATGGCAGGATTCCGACATTGGCAGACATAGAGTCTGTACGACACAAGCGTTGTCTGCATTCCGCGGAGGAAATGCTTGAGGCATGCACGGGTTATATGAACAGCCACAAGATATACATGCTTCAGAAGATACGTTCATGCAACAGACGGCTCACGGAGGAAATCACGGAGATGGACAGGCATATCAAGGAAATCCTCTCTCCCTACGAAGATGTCATTGCAAGGCTGAGCGAGATACCCGGAGTGCAAAACCGCACCTGCGAGGAACTGATAGCCGAGATTGGTCTTGACATGGGCAACTTTCCTACTGCGGCGCATCTTTGTTCCTGGGCAGGAATGTGTCCAGGCAACAACGAAAGTGCTGGCAAGAAGAAGAGCGGAAGGACGAGCCACGGAGACAAGCATGTAAGGGCTACACTCGTTGAAGCCGCATGGGCTGCCTCACGAACAAAAGGGACGTTCTTCATGGAACGCTTCAACCGACTTGCCCCACGCAAGGGCAACAAAAAGGCGTTGATTGCCGTTGGGCACTCCCTTCTCAAGTGCATACACTATGTGTTGTCAACAGACGGAAGATACAAGGAGCTTGGAGACAGTTATGTGCCTGAGAAGAAAGAGAAGCAACGCAAGGAATACCTGAAAGGTGAGTTAAAGAAACTTGGCTACCATGTAGTCCTGACGAAGAAAAAAGATTAG
- a CDS encoding helix-turn-helix domain-containing protein, whose product MSNNQQIVMNRIKAVLAEKQRTNRWLAEQMGKSENTISRWCSNKSQPSIAQLQEIANLLDVDIRVLLKSQKE is encoded by the coding sequence ATGTCGAACAATCAACAAATAGTAATGAATAGAATTAAGGCGGTACTTGCGGAAAAGCAAAGAACGAATAGATGGTTGGCAGAGCAAATGGGTAAGTCTGAGAATACAATTTCAAGATGGTGTTCCAATAAGTCGCAGCCGTCTATTGCCCAACTACAAGAAATTGCAAACTTGTTAGATGTTGATATTCGTGTACTATTAAAATCACAGAAAGAGTAA
- the dndC gene encoding DNA phosphorothioation system sulfurtransferase DndC, whose translation MSKRIEYIIDEILDQYAYADESTRPWIIGFSGGKDSTVLLMLVWIALEKLKELPGPFQLRRPIYVVCNDTMVENPIIASYVDQVLEQIEKKAREEDLPIFVRKTTPRLEDSFWVNVIGKGYPVPNTAFRWCTEKMKIKPTARFIIEQVDECGEAIILIGTRKAESATRARSIKKHEIHGKRLTNHTLLANTYVYAPIKELMLEEVWYIINTIPSPWGFDNKILFNIYVDASADDYECPTVVTDKSHGSCGQSRFGCWTCTVVKDDKSMRSLIKNGREWMQPLYDFRLKLDQERNIIENRFPLRRDGRRAVNDMGPYTFTYRAKMLEGLLNVQHELQQYNPEIKLITDQELIAIQVNWYRDFNFAHQVSEIYNKIYNSSLNMEEGKIKNKLEADLMKEICQENLEEGELIEQLLMLQKSKSLMQRRRGLKTEIESRLEEFVNKKKS comes from the coding sequence ATGTCGAAACGTATTGAATATATAATAGATGAAATTCTTGACCAGTATGCGTATGCTGATGAGTCTACCCGCCCATGGATTATAGGATTCAGTGGAGGAAAAGACTCAACAGTATTATTAATGCTTGTATGGATTGCACTCGAAAAGCTAAAAGAACTACCGGGACCATTTCAACTTCGTAGACCAATATATGTAGTATGTAATGATACAATGGTTGAAAATCCTATAATTGCATCGTATGTTGACCAAGTCCTTGAACAGATAGAAAAAAAAGCGAGAGAAGAAGACTTGCCTATTTTTGTTCGGAAGACTACGCCTCGATTGGAAGATTCTTTTTGGGTGAATGTTATAGGGAAAGGTTATCCTGTCCCAAACACAGCATTTAGATGGTGTACTGAGAAAATGAAGATTAAGCCTACAGCTCGTTTTATAATAGAACAAGTAGACGAGTGTGGGGAAGCTATAATTTTAATTGGAACAAGAAAAGCAGAAAGTGCAACTCGCGCTCGTTCCATCAAGAAACATGAAATTCATGGAAAGCGACTTACTAATCATACTCTGTTGGCAAATACATATGTCTATGCACCAATCAAAGAATTGATGTTGGAAGAAGTCTGGTATATAATAAATACCATTCCATCTCCCTGGGGATTTGATAACAAAATCCTGTTTAACATTTATGTTGATGCGAGTGCGGACGATTACGAATGTCCAACCGTTGTAACAGACAAGAGTCATGGCTCTTGTGGTCAAAGTCGTTTCGGTTGTTGGACTTGCACTGTTGTGAAGGATGATAAGTCCATGCGTTCGCTTATAAAAAATGGCCGAGAATGGATGCAACCGCTTTATGATTTTAGGTTAAAGCTGGATCAAGAACGGAATATCATTGAGAATCGGTTCCCGTTGCGACGGGATGGGAGAAGAGCCGTGAACGATATGGGACCCTACACTTTCACATATAGAGCGAAAATGTTGGAAGGACTGTTAAATGTTCAACATGAATTGCAACAATATAATCCTGAAATAAAGCTCATTACTGATCAAGAATTGATTGCAATTCAAGTGAATTGGTATCGAGATTTTAACTTTGCACATCAAGTATCAGAAATATATAACAAAATCTATAATTCCTCATTAAATATGGAAGAGGGCAAGATAAAAAACAAATTGGAAGCAGATTTGATGAAAGAAATTTGCCAAGAAAACCTTGAAGAAGGTGAATTGATTGAGCAACTTCTTATGCTTCAGAAAAGCAAGTCACTCATGCAGCGACGCCGTGGCTTGAAAACAGAAATTGAGTCTCGTTTAGAGGAATTTGTAAATAAAAAGAAATCATGA
- a CDS encoding helix-turn-helix domain-containing protein codes for MAKNTMGTKLPRKLEQKMSVVGEQIKLARLRRNLSVAQVAERATCSPLTVSRIEKGVPTVAIGIYLRVLYALQLDDDILWLAKEDKLGKALQDLSLKTRERASKKE; via the coding sequence ATGGCAAAGAATACAATGGGCACTAAATTACCTCGAAAATTGGAGCAAAAGATGTCGGTAGTGGGAGAGCAGATAAAATTGGCTCGCTTACGTAGGAATCTGAGTGTAGCTCAAGTGGCTGAACGTGCCACCTGTTCTCCATTAACCGTATCCCGAATAGAGAAAGGCGTACCGACAGTTGCAATCGGCATTTACTTGCGTGTTTTGTATGCCTTACAGCTTGACGATGATATTCTGTGGTTAGCCAAAGAAGATAAATTGGGGAAAGCGTTACAGGATTTGAGTTTGAAGACACGGGAACGTGCATCAAAAAAGGAGTAG
- a CDS encoding LapA family protein — protein sequence MDIIKNWGGHIMSVLGILGGLWAYFRHDRKIKSQEKILNDLQIKQMEKELVKERMADMKARIISGYRGNAKIRFINAGKVDAQNVRIVILSSEEDMSGIIHSNWGPYNVVSPQLYREENLALCEGHSDAINLKIIWDDEYQKNRSVSLSVPF from the coding sequence ATGGATATAATCAAAAATTGGGGCGGTCATATAATGTCAGTTTTAGGTATACTGGGCGGACTTTGGGCGTATTTTCGTCATGATAGAAAGATTAAGAGTCAAGAAAAGATACTGAATGATTTGCAAATCAAACAGATGGAAAAAGAACTGGTGAAAGAAAGAATGGCAGATATGAAAGCGAGAATAATCTCTGGTTATAGAGGAAATGCCAAAATTAGATTCATCAATGCAGGAAAAGTAGACGCCCAAAATGTAAGGATAGTAATTTTATCTTCAGAGGAAGATATGTCAGGAATTATTCATTCAAATTGGGGGCCTTACAATGTAGTTAGTCCTCAACTGTACAGAGAAGAGAATCTTGCATTATGTGAGGGACATTCGGATGCCATAAATTTGAAAATTATTTGGGACGATGAATATCAAAAGAATCGTTCCGTTTCATTGTCAGTCCCTTTTTAA
- a CDS encoding virulence RhuM family protein gives MAKNIEIRNSTAEFLIFMLEGQEDGIQVMYKDETIWATQKAMAQLFDVGVPAVSKHLKNIFESGELVENSVISKMETTASDGKNYNTTYYNLDAIISVGYRVNSVRATQFRQWCTFVLRQFAIRGYVLDHKRMENGAFLGVDYFEHLLAEIREIRLSERRFYQKLTDIYATAIDYNKDAPTTRLFFKKVQNKMHYAIHGHTAAELIVERANADKEHMGLTTWENAPNGKIVKTDVSVAKNYLRENELEEMGRIVNASLDMAENMAKRRIPMTMEDWAKRIDKFIDVAELPILQDNGSVSAEFAKEFAETEFERYRVIQDRLFQSDFDRFSDGNLLPLDIE, from the coding sequence ATGGCAAAAAATATAGAAATACGAAATAGTACAGCAGAGTTTCTCATCTTCATGCTTGAAGGTCAAGAGGATGGGATTCAGGTGATGTATAAGGATGAGACCATTTGGGCAACGCAAAAGGCGATGGCTCAACTGTTTGATGTGGGTGTGCCAGCAGTGAGCAAGCATCTTAAAAATATTTTTGAGAGTGGAGAGTTGGTTGAAAATTCAGTTATTTCCAAAATGGAAACAACTGCTTCGGATGGGAAAAACTATAACACTACCTATTATAATCTTGATGCCATTATCAGTGTCGGGTATCGCGTCAATTCTGTTCGTGCCACCCAGTTCCGACAGTGGTGTACGTTTGTACTCCGTCAGTTTGCCATCCGTGGATATGTGCTTGATCATAAGCGAATGGAGAACGGGGCTTTCTTAGGTGTAGATTACTTTGAACATTTGCTTGCCGAAATAAGGGAGATAAGGCTGAGTGAGCGTCGTTTTTATCAAAAACTGACTGACATTTATGCTACGGCTATAGACTATAATAAAGATGCTCCGACAACTCGCCTTTTTTTCAAGAAGGTACAAAACAAGATGCACTATGCTATACATGGGCATACAGCTGCGGAGCTGATAGTGGAACGAGCCAATGCGGATAAAGAGCATATGGGACTGACTACTTGGGAAAATGCTCCGAATGGGAAAATTGTCAAAACAGATGTATCTGTTGCAAAAAACTATTTGCGAGAAAATGAATTGGAAGAAATGGGCAGAATAGTCAATGCGTCCCTTGATATGGCAGAAAATATGGCTAAACGTCGCATTCCAATGACAATGGAGGATTGGGCAAAGCGTATTGATAAATTTATTGATGTGGCAGAACTCCCGATATTACAGGATAACGGAAGCGTATCAGCAGAATTTGCCAAAGAGTTCGCGGAAACAGAGTTTGAAAGGTACCGGGTTATTCAAGACAGACTATTCCAATCCGACTTTGACCGATTCAGCGATGGGAATCTACTCCCTTTGGATATAGAATGA
- a CDS encoding restriction endonuclease produces the protein MKKRRTIIEAAIEVLKHSDETLSVSEIYAKIIENSLYEFHAQDPLSVLRVELRGHSVGIDYPSASSKKYFLYDEGSRTFGLVNAQTKHDNTKKEATPLSILRELHNKYTHEFKAKTLRQLKGLNPYDFELFCKNLLERYGFHNLIVTKKSRDGGIDGHGKLKIGLAYMNVAFQCKRWGSNKIGRKEIDAFRGAVQGEYEQGLFFTTSSFSKEAEESSIKRGAVPIILIDGDMIVDFMIDKHFGIEYEELPIYINALDNVLS, from the coding sequence ATGAAAAAAAGAAGGACAATTATTGAAGCCGCAATAGAGGTCTTAAAACATTCAGATGAGACATTATCTGTTTCTGAAATTTATGCAAAAATAATCGAAAATTCTTTGTATGAGTTTCATGCACAAGATCCGTTGTCAGTCCTAAGAGTTGAACTTAGGGGGCATTCTGTTGGTATTGATTATCCTTCCGCATCTTCAAAGAAATACTTTTTATATGATGAAGGAAGTCGCACTTTCGGGCTTGTTAACGCACAAACAAAACATGATAATACGAAAAAAGAAGCGACTCCATTATCTATACTTAGAGAGCTTCATAATAAGTACACACATGAATTTAAAGCAAAAACTCTTCGTCAACTAAAAGGGTTGAATCCTTATGATTTTGAATTGTTTTGCAAAAATTTATTAGAGAGGTATGGTTTTCACAATCTGATTGTCACTAAAAAAAGTCGCGATGGAGGCATTGATGGTCATGGTAAGCTCAAAATCGGTTTAGCTTATATGAATGTAGCCTTTCAGTGTAAAAGATGGGGTTCCAATAAGATTGGCAGAAAAGAAATTGATGCATTTCGTGGTGCAGTTCAAGGCGAATATGAACAAGGCCTATTTTTTACAACATCTTCATTTTCTAAGGAAGCAGAGGAAAGTTCTATCAAACGAGGTGCAGTACCTATAATTCTCATTGACGGAGATATGATTGTAGACTTCATGATTGATAAGCATTTTGGAATAGAATATGAAGAATTGCCTATTTACATTAACGCGCTAGACAATGTTTTATCCTGA
- a CDS encoding type II toxin-antitoxin system HipA family toxin codes for MKKLYVYADFDWLKEVELIGELGYESLRGSDSYCFTFSDEWLKKHGDLFLSEDLNNYPGQQYTQPEKDIFGCFSDALPDRWGRTLLLCREQLAAMEEKRPVRRLSSFDFLTGIDDFSRMGAFRFKENPEEEFINVSESLKIPPLTDIRELIAASAEIEKSEDDNVLPNRKWIVQLVQPGSSLGGARPKASVIDTDKTLYIAKFPSRKDDYDAGLWEHFSHLLAIKAGVNAAKTKIIATGEKYHTLLSERFDRTKDGKRIHFASAMTLLGLNDGNNATTGHGYLDIVDFIIQNCTDVEWNLQELYRRVVFNICIGNSDDHFRNHGFLLTAKGWTLSPAYDMNPTLNEYQSLLISSTSNKADLNILLDAYEDYMLNRKTAEKIVSEVIEAVKGWRELVVRLGMSKREMDVFAGVLDERHKRE; via the coding sequence ATGAAGAAGTTATATGTATATGCTGATTTTGACTGGCTGAAAGAGGTTGAACTCATTGGCGAGTTGGGCTACGAATCACTTCGTGGCTCGGATAGCTATTGCTTCACGTTTAGCGATGAATGGTTGAAAAAGCATGGCGATTTGTTTTTGAGTGAGGACCTGAATAATTATCCGGGACAACAATATACACAACCGGAGAAAGATATATTCGGATGTTTTTCAGATGCCTTACCTGATCGATGGGGACGTACTCTATTATTGTGCCGTGAGCAGCTTGCAGCAATGGAAGAAAAACGACCTGTACGACGTTTATCTTCATTCGATTTTTTGACCGGTATTGATGACTTCTCCCGAATGGGAGCTTTCCGCTTCAAGGAAAATCCCGAAGAAGAGTTTATAAACGTGAGTGAGTCGTTGAAAATTCCACCTCTGACGGATATTAGAGAATTGATTGCAGCCAGTGCTGAGATTGAGAAAAGCGAAGATGATAACGTGCTACCTAACAGAAAGTGGATTGTACAACTTGTTCAACCGGGTTCCTCATTGGGCGGTGCAAGACCCAAAGCCAGTGTAATTGATACGGACAAAACACTTTATATAGCAAAGTTCCCTTCACGCAAAGATGATTACGATGCCGGACTGTGGGAACATTTCAGCCATCTTCTTGCTATAAAAGCCGGTGTAAATGCAGCGAAAACAAAAATTATTGCAACGGGCGAAAAATATCACACCTTGCTTTCGGAACGTTTTGACAGAACCAAAGATGGAAAACGGATTCATTTTGCTTCCGCAATGACTTTGTTGGGGTTGAATGACGGAAATAATGCGACTACTGGACATGGCTATTTGGATATAGTTGACTTCATCATTCAGAATTGTACGGATGTCGAGTGGAATTTACAAGAACTCTATCGCCGTGTGGTTTTCAATATCTGCATTGGTAACAGTGATGACCATTTCCGCAATCATGGTTTTCTTTTGACTGCAAAAGGTTGGACACTCTCCCCTGCATACGACATGAATCCCACTCTGAATGAATATCAAAGTCTGCTTATCTCGTCTACTTCTAACAAAGCCGATTTGAACATTTTGCTTGATGCCTATGAAGACTATATGCTTAACCGAAAAACTGCAGAGAAGATTGTTTCAGAGGTGATTGAAGCGGTGAAAGGATGGCGAGAATTGGTTGTACGATTGGGCATGTCTAAGCGGGAGATGGATGTGTTTGCTGGAGTATTGGATGAACGGCATAAGAGGGAGTAG
- a CDS encoding pyridoxamine 5'-phosphate oxidase family protein — MMRDAEKTVGNMIDKLKTAFIGSIDGEGFPTIKAMLQPRKRKGIKTIYLTTNTSSMRVAQYRENNHACIYFCDTRFFRGVMLRGMMEVLTDSASKEMIWQEGDTMYYPDGVTDPDYCVLKFTAVSGRFYSNFKSEDFVVG, encoded by the coding sequence ATGATGAGAGATGCGGAAAAAACAGTAGGCAACATGATTGATAAGCTGAAAACAGCTTTTATCGGTTCGATAGACGGTGAAGGATTTCCTACCATCAAAGCGATGCTGCAACCTAGAAAAAGAAAGGGGATAAAAACGATTTATCTGACAACAAATACTTCGTCCATGCGTGTGGCGCAATACCGGGAGAACAACCATGCATGTATCTACTTCTGTGATACGAGATTCTTTAGAGGGGTCATGCTACGCGGTATGATGGAGGTCTTGACGGATAGTGCCAGTAAAGAGATGATCTGGCAGGAGGGAGATACCATGTATTATCCGGATGGAGTGACGGATCCTGATTACTGTGTATTGAAGTTTACTGCTGTTTCAGGACGTTTCTATAGTAATTTTAAATCGGAAGATTTTGTGGTCGGATAG